GTTGCACCTGCCTCAACTCCGACGTCATCGCCGGATTGAACAGCGCCCCGATCTGCTTGTGGATTTCGGTGGCGACGAAATTGAGCGCCTCCATCTGGTGGTAACGCTCCATCGTGCCGGGTTTCGGCACCAGCCCCGATTCGGGTTTCTGGTCGGCGAGGTATTGGCAGATGACCCCGACTTCCGTGAGCACTTCGCCATTGTCGAGCACCAGCGCCGGCACGTAGCCTTTCGGATTGATCTTCCAGTAGTCGTCGCCCCCGGCAGTCTTCTTCGTCGGGATATCGACTTTTTCCAGTTCGATCGCGAGGCCGAGCTCGCGCGAGACGATATGCGGCGCCAGCGAGCATGCTCCGGGGGAATGATAGAGCTTCATCGACGTCTCCTTCGAGGGAATTGAATCCTGAGGTGCTGCGCGTTCGGGTGCCTGGACGTTCCGTCCGCCCCAGGCCGGGCAGCGAAAACTCTAACACAGGGTAAAAGAATGCCCCACACTATGCGCGCGAGCCCCGCTCGACGGATCATCGCCCCGCTGTTGCCCTCCAGGAGCAGACGACCATGAACGTGCGCAATCCTTCGCCCGCGACGCCCCCGACAATTCCGGAACCGCCCTCACGCAGCCGCAATCCGCTCGACATCAAGGTCCATGCCGCGCTGGCGCGGGCGACGTCGTCGGTTTCCCCGATGTCCCTGCTGCTCGCGAGCATCGACTGGGCCGGGCACCTGGCCGGTTCGCCAGGCAAACGGCTCGAGCTCGTCAACCTCGCCCTCGAACAGAACCGCCGCCTGGTGCGCTACGTCCGCGAACTCGCCCGTGCGCTGCCGGGTTCGCCCGCGCATGAATGCATCGAGCCTCCGGCGCGCGACCGGCGCTTCATCGCCGACGAATGGCATCACTGGCCATTCAACCTGATGCACCAGTCCTTCCTGCTCGCCGACGAATGGTGGCAGGCGGCGACGCGCGGCGTTCCCGGCGTCTCCCGGCATCACGAGAACGTCATCTCGTTCACCGCACGGCAGTGGCTCGACGTGTTTTCACCGGGCAATTATCTCCCGACGAATCCGCTCGTGCTCAAACGCACCGCCGAGCAGGGAGGAACGAACCTGTGGCGGGGACTGGTGAATGCGCTGGACGATCTCGAGCGCGTCGCGACCGGCCACCCTCCGGCCGGCGCCGAAGATTTCGTCGTCGGCCGCGATGTCGCCGTGACGCCGGGCAAAGTGGTGCTGAAGAACCGTCTGATCGAGCTGATCCAGTACGCGCCGACGACCGAAAAAGTCCATCCCGAACCGGTCCTGATCGTGCCGGCGTGGATCATGAAGTACTACATCCTCGATCTCTCACCGCACAATTCGCTCGTGAAGTATCTCGTCGACCAGGGACACACGGTGTTCTGCATCTCGTGGAAGAACCCCGGCGCCAAAGAGTCCGACCTCGACATGGAAGACTACGTGCAGTCCGGCTTCCATGCCGCGCTCGCCGCGGTCAATGCGATCGTCCCCGACCGCAAGGTGCATGCCGCCGGCTACTGTCTCGGCGGCACGCTGCTGTCGATCGCCAACGCGGCGATGGCGCGCGACGGCGACGAGCGGCTCGCGTCGATGACGCTGTTCGCCGCGCAGACCGATTTCACCGAGCCGGGCGAGCTGGCGCTTTTCATCGACGAAAGCGAAGTCAGCCTGCTCGAAGCCCAGATGGCCGAAACCGGCTATCTCACCGCCGGGCAGATGGCCGGCGCGTTCCAGTTGCTGCGTTCGTACGACCTGCTGTGGTCGCGCATGGTCGGCGAGTACCTGATGGGCGAGCGCGCGCCGATGAACGACCTGATGGCGTGGAACGCCGACCCGACGCGCATGCCCGCGCGCATGCACACGCAGTACCTGCGGCTGCTGTTTCTCAACGACGACCTGAGCGAAGGGCGTTACCCGGTCGGCGGCAAGCCCGTTGCGCTGAGCGACATCGACACACCGATTTTCTGTGTCGGCACGGTCACGGACCACGTCGCGCCGTGGCGGTCGGTCCACAAGCTGCATTACCTGACCCCGGCGGAAATCACCTTCGTGCTGACGAGCGGCGGCCACAATGCCGGCATCGTCAGCGAGCCCGGCCGCGCACGACGGCACTTCCAGATCCTCGAGCGACCGGTTGGTGGCAACTATGTCTCACCGGACGAGTGGCTCGCGAGCGCGCCACGACACGAAGGATCGTGGTGGCCGGAGTGGGTTGCCTGGCTGAAGGCGCGCTCGGCGGCCCCCGTCGCCCCACCGACACTGGGGGCACCGCAGTCCGGTTACCCCGTCCTCGAGGACGCTCCCGGCCAGTACGTGCGGGAAAAATAGGCATTTGCCGGCCTCCATGGCCGTCCCGTTCGCCCCTTCCAAAAAGGAGGTCGCCATGCATTTCGACACGCGTGCGTCGCTGGCGCTGTACAAGACGAATCTCGAACTGTACTTGCGCCTGTGCGCGCTGCACCGGGAAAACAGCCTGCGCTGGATCGACGCGAGCACGCATTCGATCGACACTTGCAGCGCCGAACTCGAGACCGTCGTCGGTCGCATGCTCGCTGCGGGCGACTGGTCGGCGATGACGCTGGCGGCCGGCGAAACGCCATGGAAAGCCGCGCAGCACCAAGTCAATGCCGTGCAGCACCTCGCCGAAACGATGATCGGCAGCCAGAGCGCTTTCGTTACGGCGGTGCAGGAAGCTTTGTCGACGTGGCAGCGGGACGCCGCCGCGGCGCTGCGGGAGACGACCGGCGCAATGCCGCTCAGCACGACTTTGCGCGACCTGATCGAGGATTATGTGCCGTCGGTGTCGACGCCGCCGCAAGCTGCGGCGGCCAGGCCTTCGCGCGCGCGCAAGGCGCACTGAAGCGTCTTCCGGGTCCTGCGGGAGGAAATCCCGCGGCAGCGACGCGAGGCGGGCGGCGCCGACGGAGCGCTCGCGCCGCGCTCAGACGCCGCGGTCGCCGGCGATGTAGTGTTCGAGCTGCTCGATGATGAAGCGCTGCTCCGCGACGATGCTTTTCACCAGGTCGCCGATCGACACGATGCCGACCACCTTGCCCGCTTCGACGACGGGAAGATGGCGAAGCCGCTTTTCGGTCATCAGCGCCATGCATTCCTCGTTGGTCTGGTGCAAACCCACATACATGACCGGCGACGACATGATCGCGCGCACCCGCAGATCCCTCGACGAACGCGCGAGCAGGATGACTTTGCGCGCGTAGTCGCGTTCGCTGACGATGCCGACGAGCCGCCCGGCTTCCATGACGAGGAGCGCGCCGACGTTGTGTTCGGCCATCCGTTCGAGCGCCTCGAACACCGACGCGTCGGGGCCGATCGTGTGGACGCGCGGATCGCGCTTCTCCTTCAGAATGGCGGCGACGCTTTTCACGGGCTTCTCCCCGGCGAATCGGCTGATAGTTGATCGTAGCTGTTCGAGGCCGGCGTTGCCAGCGGCCCGCGTTGCCACTGGCGCGAAGCCTCGGCGCGCAGCGACGCTGTTTTTTCGGACCTCGGCCAAGTGACCCCACCCAACGGCCGCGGATGCTCTAACATTCGCACCAATGAATCGGCCATTGCTTTCCGGAATTTCCCTCATGCTCCAGCGCACGCGTTTTCTTTCGGTCATTGCTGTCGTCGGACTGCTCCTCGCCGGCTGCTCGTCTCCCCAGCCCGTCTACCGTACCGAAACTTTCGAACCCGAGTCCCCGTTCGTCAACTGGAGCACGCAGGAACCGCCTGTCGCATGCGACGTGGGCAAGCGCGCGCTGCTCAGCCAGGGTTACCGCATCGACAGCGCGAATCCGACGAGCATCCGCGGCGAGAAATTCTTCCAGCCGAAGGCGGACCATGGGATAACGCTCCACATCACGCTGGTGTGCCTGCCCAGCAACGTCGGAACGGTCCTGTACGCCAATGCGCTGCAGACGCGTTACGAGCTGAAGTCGAGTTCGAACAGCACCGGCGTCAGCGTCGCAGGCGTCGGCTCGATTTCGCTGCCGTGGACGGCGCACAAGGAAGCGCTGGTGAAAGTCGGCGAGGAAACCGTCGCCGACCCGGACTTCTATCGACGGCTTTTCGCCCTCATCGACGCCCTCGACGCCTGACCTCCGCAGTTCGCGGGACCTTCCCGCGATCGCTCAGGCTTGCCCGTGCTGCGCGAGGACCGTTTCAGCGGGCCTGGCTTCGGCCGGCTTGTGCGTCGCCTCCAAGGTCGCCGCGCGGGCACGCAACTGCCCGCAGCCGCCATCGACATCCTGCCCTGCCGAATGACGCAGCTTCGTCAGGATCCCGCGCCGATGCAGGTGACGCGCCATTGCCGCGGCGTGCTCCCACGAAGGACGGGCGAAACCCGTGCCGGCGACGCTGTTGTACGGGATGAAGTTCATCACTGCGTACTTGCCGGCGAGCAGCCGAACGATGCCGTCGAGTTCCTCGTCGTCGTCGTTGACGCCTGCAAGCAACGTCCATTGATACTGGATCGGATAGCCCGTCGCGCGAGCGTAGGTTTCACCGAGCTCGACGAGTTCGGCCGGGTCGATGCGTGGCGCGCGCGGCATGAGCTCCGTGCGCAGCGCGGCGCGAGTCGTGTGCAGCGACAGCGCGAGCGCCGGCTTGACCTTTCCCTGCGGCAGCCGCTCGAACACGCGCCGGTCGCCGACGGTCGAGAAAACCAGGTTCTTGTGTCCGATCCCGCCTTCGCTGCCGAGCAGCGCGATCGCCTCGAGCACGTTGTCGAGGTTGTGCGCGGGCTCGCCCATGCCCATGAACACGACTTTGCGGACGACCCTGCGCGAGCGCGCGAGCACCACCTGCGCGACGATCTCGGCGCTGCCGAGTTGGCGCAGCAGGCCGTCGCGGCCGGTCATGCAGAAAGCGCATCCGACGGCACAGCCGACCTGCGTCGACACGCACAGGCCGTCGCGCGGCAGCAGCACGCTCTCCACAGTCTGACCGTCGGCCAGTTCGACCAGCAGGCGCGCACCGTCCTGGCCGGGATGTTCGGAGCGCACGTGCGCGAGCGCGGCGAGCTCCGCGGTCAGCGCGGGCAGCCGGGCGCGCAGCGGCGCCGGGAAAAAATCCTCGGGCCGGCATCGGCCGCCGTCGAGCGGGAGTGCGTGCGTCCAGGCGCGCAGTACGCGCTCTTCGTGGCAGGGTTTGGCGCCGCTGACCTGCAGGCGCTGGCGGATATCGTCGATACGCATCAAATGCGCGAATGCTAGCATCGTGCGACGATCGCCGCCTATTGCTGTAACCGGCAACCCAATGCCGTTCGGGCTGAGCCTTTCGGCCTCGCTCGGGACAGGCGCGTCGAAGCCCTGGCAGTGCCCTTCGACCCGCGCAGGGCGAACGCTTGTATTCAATTAGATTAATAGTCGCGCTTCGGGGCAGCAAGGTACCCGTTTTCACCGGATGCCAGCTACACCGAGCGCGGTATCGGCAACCTCCCCGATCCTCCTCATAATCTCCTTGGCCAGTCGCTCTTTGACGACTATTAATCAGTATGGCGGGTGAGGCAGCCGGTGCTGCACCGATACCCGAATCGACGCAAGATGAGGAGACCTGACATGAAGAATTTGCCGACAGAACAGCTTCGGACCGAAAACATGGAGTGCGAATTCGTTCCACCGCTCGATCTGCCGGAAACCTGGGGGCTGGCGTGGGAGCGCCAGTTGGACGCGGTGCTCGCGTGGCAGGCCGCAAATGCGGGCAGCGATGCGGAAGCGAACCCGCTGACGAACGCAACGGCAAGCGCCGGCGCGGCGACGTTCCGGCAGGTGAGCGGTACGCCGTGCGCGCCGACGATGCGCACGATCACCAGGATGACGACGCTGCTCGATTCGCTGCGGGAGCGGACGCTGCAGATGCAGAGCGCGGCTGCGGACATCGCGATCGCGGAGATGTCGCGTTCGCGCGCGCCGGCGTCGGACCTTGAAGGGAACGATCAGGCATCGCGCCCGCTCGACGCGGAAAACGCGCAGCGAA
Above is a genomic segment from Azoarcus sp. PA01 containing:
- a CDS encoding alpha/beta fold hydrolase, whose amino-acid sequence is MNVRNPSPATPPTIPEPPSRSRNPLDIKVHAALARATSSVSPMSLLLASIDWAGHLAGSPGKRLELVNLALEQNRRLVRYVRELARALPGSPAHECIEPPARDRRFIADEWHHWPFNLMHQSFLLADEWWQAATRGVPGVSRHHENVISFTARQWLDVFSPGNYLPTNPLVLKRTAEQGGTNLWRGLVNALDDLERVATGHPPAGAEDFVVGRDVAVTPGKVVLKNRLIELIQYAPTTEKVHPEPVLIVPAWIMKYYILDLSPHNSLVKYLVDQGHTVFCISWKNPGAKESDLDMEDYVQSGFHAALAAVNAIVPDRKVHAAGYCLGGTLLSIANAAMARDGDERLASMTLFAAQTDFTEPGELALFIDESEVSLLEAQMAETGYLTAGQMAGAFQLLRSYDLLWSRMVGEYLMGERAPMNDLMAWNADPTRMPARMHTQYLRLLFLNDDLSEGRYPVGGKPVALSDIDTPIFCVGTVTDHVAPWRSVHKLHYLTPAEITFVLTSGGHNAGIVSEPGRARRHFQILERPVGGNYVSPDEWLASAPRHEGSWWPEWVAWLKARSAAPVAPPTLGAPQSGYPVLEDAPGQYVREK
- a CDS encoding RNA methyltransferase; translated protein: MRIDDIRQRLQVSGAKPCHEERVLRAWTHALPLDGGRCRPEDFFPAPLRARLPALTAELAALAHVRSEHPGQDGARLLVELADGQTVESVLLPRDGLCVSTQVGCAVGCAFCMTGRDGLLRQLGSAEIVAQVVLARSRRVVRKVVFMGMGEPAHNLDNVLEAIALLGSEGGIGHKNLVFSTVGDRRVFERLPQGKVKPALALSLHTTRAALRTELMPRAPRIDPAELVELGETYARATGYPIQYQWTLLAGVNDDDEELDGIVRLLAGKYAVMNFIPYNSVAGTGFARPSWEHAAAMARHLHRRGILTKLRHSAGQDVDGGCGQLRARAATLEATHKPAEARPAETVLAQHGQA
- the gstA gene encoding glutathione transferase GstA, giving the protein MKLYHSPGACSLAPHIVSRELGLAIELEKVDIPTKKTAGGDDYWKINPKGYVPALVLDNGEVLTEVGVICQYLADQKPESGLVPKPGTMERYHQMEALNFVATEIHKQIGALFNPAMTSELRQVQLGTIERRLDALEKILAGKQFVTGDTFTAADAYLFTVLNWTGMLKIDVAKWPNIEAFIARVAQRPKVQEAMKAEGLVA
- a CDS encoding DUF2242 domain-containing protein, yielding MLQRTRFLSVIAVVGLLLAGCSSPQPVYRTETFEPESPFVNWSTQEPPVACDVGKRALLSQGYRIDSANPTSIRGEKFFQPKADHGITLHITLVCLPSNVGTVLYANALQTRYELKSSSNSTGVSVAGVGSISLPWTAHKEALVKVGEETVADPDFYRRLFALIDALDA
- a CDS encoding CBS domain-containing protein, which encodes MKSVAAILKEKRDPRVHTIGPDASVFEALERMAEHNVGALLVMEAGRLVGIVSERDYARKVILLARSSRDLRVRAIMSSPVMYVGLHQTNEECMALMTEKRLRHLPVVEAGKVVGIVSIGDLVKSIVAEQRFIIEQLEHYIAGDRGV